A stretch of Corallococcus macrosporus DNA encodes these proteins:
- a CDS encoding alkaline phosphatase D family protein, which yields MELLLGPILYAKEQVTYDPQGEDTWSFFLNLFLRGTDPKQPLPMRLCFTDEQGAKVFTSEEARPAADFSWLQGHASGVVWRWEVILPRKSEARRLKYHFEDPAQPDRPFSFQPPALPKDQTLSYVFPKQPLVVDDVIVPAEGASPRIAFFSCNGSEDQKKDDQDSDESRGLWERMLDEHRSAPGHPRKPSGFQLLIGGGDQVYADSIRASMNEMKPIRKLSNTLREPVPNGFADRVMAEYVELYQEQWNGAQGIAPMLARVPGLFMWDDHDIFDGWGSYEDLQQTPWFQDIYSAAARAFEAFQIGHLESPKTPRLPDVGPWTPEQKRHYFQAMTFSSKDCDLDVVMLDLRSGRTSPPAKGKTKGRGNGEFPVMSEGQWKAFDDWREACCQRKTKKEGYKAHHILVVSSIPVVHLRFSKELESLAGRFTELRDDMLDQWESQIHRGERTRLIMDLFSLAKRSSASVTVLSGDVHLGAWGRIRSRHPEHQLDTQTAVGEAIIEQITSSPISNKPPDLLRFLGILAASKDSTENLHYFLQTELLPVGHDLYLRERNWLAIRVEPSRLDPPQPKLWARWVAEKSPLSMEVVVAPPRPLPLKKESPKADGLLPPDGTARPPLS from the coding sequence ATGGAGCTATTGCTGGGACCCATCCTCTACGCGAAGGAACAGGTGACCTATGACCCTCAGGGTGAGGATACCTGGAGTTTCTTCCTCAACCTGTTCCTGAGAGGCACGGACCCGAAGCAGCCTCTCCCAATGAGGCTCTGCTTCACGGATGAGCAGGGGGCGAAAGTATTTACCTCCGAAGAGGCTCGGCCCGCGGCGGATTTCAGCTGGCTGCAGGGGCATGCATCAGGAGTCGTGTGGCGGTGGGAAGTCATCCTCCCGCGCAAGTCCGAAGCGCGGCGGTTGAAGTACCACTTCGAAGACCCTGCTCAACCCGATCGTCCCTTCTCCTTCCAACCGCCAGCGCTCCCAAAGGATCAAACGCTGTCCTATGTGTTCCCGAAACAGCCTCTGGTTGTGGATGATGTGATTGTCCCCGCCGAGGGGGCGTCACCACGAATCGCGTTCTTTTCGTGCAACGGATCCGAAGATCAAAAGAAGGACGATCAGGACAGTGATGAGTCCCGCGGTCTCTGGGAGAGGATGCTGGATGAGCACCGGTCTGCCCCTGGGCACCCCCGGAAGCCCTCCGGTTTCCAGTTGCTCATCGGAGGTGGGGATCAGGTCTACGCGGATTCAATCCGGGCGTCGATGAATGAAATGAAGCCGATCCGGAAGTTGTCGAACACGCTCCGTGAACCTGTGCCAAACGGCTTCGCGGATCGGGTAATGGCAGAGTACGTCGAGCTGTATCAGGAGCAGTGGAATGGAGCTCAAGGCATCGCGCCGATGCTGGCACGGGTCCCCGGCCTGTTCATGTGGGACGATCACGACATCTTCGATGGCTGGGGATCGTACGAGGATTTGCAGCAGACGCCCTGGTTCCAGGACATCTACAGCGCGGCGGCGCGTGCCTTCGAAGCCTTCCAGATCGGTCACCTGGAGAGTCCCAAAACACCACGGCTGCCCGATGTTGGACCCTGGACGCCTGAGCAGAAGCGCCATTACTTCCAGGCCATGACCTTCTCCAGCAAGGATTGTGACCTGGACGTGGTCATGCTGGATCTTCGCAGCGGGCGCACGAGCCCCCCGGCGAAGGGCAAGACGAAGGGCCGGGGCAATGGCGAGTTTCCGGTGATGAGCGAAGGCCAGTGGAAGGCCTTTGATGACTGGCGGGAAGCCTGTTGTCAGCGCAAGACCAAGAAAGAGGGCTACAAGGCCCATCACATCTTGGTGGTGTCCTCGATTCCCGTGGTCCACCTGCGCTTCAGCAAGGAGTTGGAGAGCCTGGCGGGACGATTCACCGAACTTCGTGACGATATGTTGGATCAGTGGGAGTCGCAGATACACCGGGGGGAGCGCACGCGACTGATCATGGACTTGTTCTCATTGGCCAAGCGGTCGAGCGCCTCCGTGACAGTGCTGTCGGGTGACGTCCACCTGGGGGCCTGGGGTCGCATCCGGTCACGCCATCCCGAGCACCAGTTGGATACCCAAACGGCGGTGGGTGAAGCCATCATCGAACAGATCACGTCCTCTCCCATCAGCAATAAACCTCCGGACCTGCTGCGGTTCCTCGGCATCCTGGCGGCGTCCAAGGACAGCACCGAAAACCTGCACTACTTCCTTCAGACGGAGCTCTTGCCCGTGGGCCACGACCTCTACTTGCGGGAGCGCAACTGGCTGGCAATCCGCGTGGAACCCTCACGACTCGACCCACCCCAGCCAAAGCTCTGGGCCCGCTGGGTCGCGGAGAAAAGCCCCCTCTCGATGGAGGTGGTGGTCGCGCCGCCGCGTCCGTTGCCTCTCAAGAAGGAGTCGCCGAAAGCGGACGGGCTGCTCCCACCCGACGGAACAGCCCGCCCTCCCCTTTCCTAA